Within Ipomoea triloba cultivar NCNSP0323 chromosome 9, ASM357664v1, the genomic segment TTATCATCACTACAAAAtgaatacaattatacatatttttggttttgcttaatttcttcttgtttttatATACTCCCTatcttttatttgattaatggcAACCGTAGAAAGTAGTTGAAATATTCACTTGTCTCATGATTCATGTTGTATTAGTGGTCAGGATATCCACACAAGCTTTATTGAAAACAAGGTTGTTTAGATATGGATGATACCACTTTCTTAAACAACGCAAAAATGTGCACCACGATATtaggaatattatattttaacataaaaatgtgatacaagtttttatttaaatCACACCTAATGCCCCCATTGTTATCACCAAATTATGGTCAAATACACTCACGTGCAGCAGAGTGAAGTTtggtaaaatatttaaaacgGAAGGGCATTTCAAacatttaaaactaaatttagTTGGTTTGAAAAGTTAAGTAACTGAATTTAGttaaattgatagttgaaaagtaaaaccaaaaatattactataagTGTCTCTGTCCGACCAAGTATTTGGGAGGatgtaatttttataatacTGTAGTCGAGTTTCAAACATTGATCTCTTCTACTAAATATTATCTACTAATCGAATCAGTAAATAAAGCCCATGCAAGattatttaatcttttattGTTTCTACATATAGTAATTTTTCCTGATGGGAAATTGATTCCTTGCTCCACCCAACATACACACAATCATATTCTTTTAGATTTATTCTCTTAATTTAGAGACGATGTCACATGAGATTCACTCTAATTCTAATGAGCTAAAGTTTTATATTAGGAGGGAAGGTAAATTTAATAGGAAAACGTGAAGCAATCGTTTTCCAGTGGCTCTATTGTTTAGCCAATAAAATCAAAAGTAGtggtaaataactaaatattagcttcttcttctcttGGCATTTTGAATTTGTTAAACAAATGTAGGGCGTTTTTTAAGGTAATAGTGGTGAGTCATCACCGTAATATTACAAGGAAAATTTAACAGTAACATTGATGACTTTTAAAATGTTCAACATTTGGTTTAAAAGATTTAAAACGCCCTTACATTTAGAGCGAAGAAGGGAATAAACTAATGCTTACCCCTTGATAGCTTGATTACATGGATATATATTTACCTACCGtgtttcaatttgacatttctATTTTGAATGTTTAACTTGTTAAAATGCCCTCACATTTTGGGTGAAGTGccgtaaaatttttacaaattaaaggATAGTTCggactaaaagtgaaacatACTTTTTAGAAATTTAGCACTAAAACTTAGAAGATAAAAACTCAGtcaaaagtgaaaatatgtgtATAACGAAGAGATCAAACTATGCATACAGCAAAACCAAAATCAAGCATTCtcatcttttgatgaatcattCCATACTATCTGATCAtcctttccttcttcttcttctattgATCCCATTGTTTCAGGCAGCCAAATCACAGCAGACCCTAAAACAATGGCCAAAACACCAAGCACAACATATGACCAAACCTTATTCTTCTCATCTGTTGAGGCAAGCAGGACAGGACTAACCACCCCACCAAGCACCACTGCCAGCCACACTGCAGACAGTGCAGAGTTCCTAATGCTCACAGGGAACAGTTCTGCAGTGAATATGAGCAGCAAAGAGAAGGCAGTGCAGGCCGCGAAGAGCGAAACCAGCTCCACCGCGCATTCTGCAGCCTTCCATTCGCTCAACACGATGCATAGCATCCCGCTCACACCGCTCGTGGTGCTCAGCCCCAGCAGTGTCGTTCTCCTCTTCCACTTGTCCACCACGAAATAGATGATCAGAGTCGAGGGGATTTCAAGGCACGCATTCAAAGCGCTGCTTAAGTAGAGATCGATGTCCAAGTTGCCAACACCTAGTGGCATTCCATAGTATATCATTCCAATGCCAAATCCAGCTAGCATTGCCAACACTAATTGTCTGAAAAACCATCCTTTTTGCAGCAGAATCTTAACTGCAGATTGAGGGGTTTTAGTACTTTTCGGGTCCTGATTATCCTTCCTGATTAGCAGCACTTCAGATAAGTCTAAGTTGCTGGAATTAGGATTATCTGAAAACCTGTTGAGAACATCTTCTGCTTCATCTACACGGCCTTGGGCTAGGAGCCATCTCGGGGACTCATAAACACAAAATTGTACCAAAATGAGACTGTAAATGACAGCAGGAAGAGAAGTGGCAAGATAAAGAACCCTCCAGGAATAGCCCTGAGTGAGATAAGCAATTCCAGGGAGGGATAAGAATCCCAGTGTAGAACAAAGAAACCCAAGAGTTCCCACTTGAGATTCCCATTGCTTCCCCACACTCTCCCTGGACAAAACCAAGACGCACGACCCAATAGCCGCCTTGCCTAATCCACTCACAAGCCTCAAACCAGAGTAAACCCATATGTTTGCAGAGAAAGCAGAGAAGACGGAAGCCATTGACATGGTGAAACAGGACAAGGACAGGACAGTTTTCCGCCCGAACGAGTCCCCAATGAGAGTCAGCACAATTCCACCAAGAAAGGAGCCTaggaagaaggaagaagaaggcaAGCCAGTGATGATTGAACTCTGAGAACAATAAAGAGACCACTCAGAAATAATGGAAGTGTGGGATGGCTTATCCCAACTCCATGAATTTGTGGGAAGCTCACAAATGTCTGATTGAGAGTTGCAGAATGAATCTGTGCAGTGCCATGAAGGGGTGGCATCAGTGAAGATGGTGATGAAGGTTTGCTGTCCTTCAAAGAATGAAGCCATGGAAACAAGAATGACTTGGAGAAGCTGATACCACCCAAATCCACTCATCAATGGCTCTATCATCTCCTCAATGGACCAAAAATCAGGCTTTGGAAGAGACTGTAATCTTGGGTGGTCTGAATCTTGGAAAACAGGAGTTTCTGTGAGCAATGGAGTTGTTGAATCTGCCATTGATGAGTCCATCTTCTTGATATCTCCAGTAACTGGAAAACTGTGTCTTATAATGATCTCACATGCATGGCAATTctataaaataatgcaatttgGAGTGTCATTGACTTGCACAACTTTATATGCGAAAGATATATTCACATTCCattgaattcaaattttaaatggcAACATAATAGCCAAATAACTCAAATTACCACAATTGGAAACAATTTAATGAAtctacaagtctacaactatGCACAATTTGATGTtatttaatcctttttttttggtttcataCATTAATGAAATGATCGATGACacttatgaaaatataaaagtaattgACGAATTTGACTGCAATTATGTACATTTTGATATTGTTCAATCTTTTTTGGTTCCGTGCATCTTTCATTTGATGACactcatgaaaataaaaataattgaattagCTTATAATTATGTACAATTTGatgttatttaatattttctagTTTCATACATCTCATTGCTTACACTtatgaaaagataaaaataatttatgaattCGTTTACTCTCTTATATACATTTTGATATTGTTCAATCTTTTTTGGATTTGTGCGACTATCATTGATGACACTCATAAAAAGTAGAGATAATTGAATTAATCTACAATTATGTACATTTTGATATATCATTCAATCTTTtctaatcttatatatatatatatatatatatatatatatatatatatatatatatatatatatatttcattgacGACACTTGagaaaaacacaaataattaatttaatctaaattatgtgtattttgttttttttgggtggttGTATATATCTTTCATTGGTGAAACTCGTGAAAAATAAATAGACAATTGGAAATAAATGAACTAGTCATGTTCTTGTAGAGGTGTGTATGCAAGGGCAATTATGCTTCTCTCATGGACCTCATggttagatataaatattagATATGAATGATCCAATTTTCTTAAACAATGGTAAAACATGTaccacaatatatattataagagTTACATCAAATGGTAGTTATAGATACAAGAAATGATATagtattctattttttaaaatttaaaataataaagtactTGTACTGTTGCACATGATATTACTAGTGTGATTTGTGTCTCCAACGTGATTTGCAAGTTATTAGAGCATCCACAAGAGTAAATTTTAGTGGATTTTTGTCCGAATAATTTTTTTCTGCAAATGCAATTTTTTGTGGGACCCACACCTAGAGAAAATGGAGATAAACAtgcaatcgttataccgtggaccatggatcatgactgatactacaattgtgttgaacggatactgcagttgtgttgaaagggaactgcagttacGCGAAACAGAGGCCatgtcatccgtctggaactgcagttgtgttgaaaggatactgtagttgtgttgaacgatctctattccgcgcaactgcagtttcctttcaacacaactgcagtatctttttaacacaactgtactatccgttcaacacaactgcagtatcagccatgatcatggtccacaatataatttgcgataaACAAGAGCTTATCCTGCGCGTTTGGCGCACAAACTGAGCCCAAAAGGTGCGTGaatttagtttttagtttttttttcctcaaaattttgttttgttttgttttttgtttttcacaAAAACCAAGCAAAAGTCCAAATTAATGAGGTTACTCTTACATATGAGCGGAGTTTACTTAGTGCACACTATTTAGTTATTTTGACAcaaaaaaaagtactaaaaaatttcatgaaatcatattataattcttaattaggtctaaaaaatttcattaaatcatattataattctttaattagGTTGCATAGGTATGCTTCTCAAGAGAATAAAGACCAATAACTTTAAATGAGTTAGAGTAAGCTATGGTTAACTAGCCGAGATACGGGAGCTGGCCAAGGGGAATCATCACTTATGGGTATCGAACGTGGGTTCTCTTAAAATTCTTCTCCACAAAAAGAGCTCatttgtcacttgagctacctcATTAAATTACTCACTTTTTATTCTGaatcaattaaaatatgtaaagtcataaagaataaaaagtaataactgttttttccttttaaattttttattgtgCCCTAACTACCAAAATACACAATCTCATAATCTCGTTTAAATAATGGAACGTGACAAGGAAAACATTATTAAGAATATTTTCCAAGAAGGGTTAGACTTTgctcaatattttaaaatcgGAGCATGTGAACTTGGTGCCAACTTgcatttaatagaaaaatacaattaatgcacatcaatattataattatggaaACTCTACAGGTGTTAATAAATATTGATATCTTTTACCTCGAGTGtaactcaaaaaaatttaaattatacaaCATAACCACAAGAACCCGGAGAACCTCACAttcccatgtttggttcatgttaTTTTACTTTGCTAAGGGAATATAACTTTTCTTAAGGAATGcaacataattttcacataggATTTTGAAGGGAATGTGATTCCCTTACAATTTAGGGATCGTTTGATTCACGGAATATTAGATTAACTtaaggggcgtttggttcaagttatataagacaACTAAGGTTATATTTCCTTGGGAATATAATAAGAttctcatgtttggttcaagttatgtaagattCCCATGGAATTTAACATAACCTCTCGATGAAGTTTTTAActattggaagggaatgtgagatagaACCTGATatcttaggtaatctcacattcccttatcttattactaatattgagcttttggcattttaatcaatttatcttatcttcgttgtcttatttacttacttcaattttaaaccaaacacaggaatctAACATTCATAGCAATttaacattccctaaggtaatctaacattccgtgaaccaaacgccccctaaaaAATGTTAGATTGTTTGGAATGTTAGATTCTtgtgtttggttaaaattgaagaatgtAATATAAACCTGTTTGGTTTAGggttattttttattaacatattttcatgtatttgaataaattttaaaattaaaaataaattttaaaatcttgaacttgataaacaaaattattttataagctAACATgatgtaataaaaaataaaataaatatataattacaaaaataattaaatataataatataataagttaACATAAAATATACTAGTTAATTACCACACGCGCATTGTGCGGATAGTCTAATGCgcaatgtgtatttttaaattagtgttttagAATTTTTCAAAGTATCATTCGGGATCATGacgtatatcaatgcaagattatcatatttaattattttgtaattatatattttattttatttcttattatgcCATGTTAGGTTAGttgtaaattaattttgtttatcaaGTTCAAGCTCttagttttttaaaatcatgtgtacttatatatatgttaccattcccttatttattcattttaattttgaagtttatTGAAATACATGAAAATATGTTAAGGGTATTGAAGTAAAAAAAACTATAACATAAAAGATGACCCTTAAACCAAACATGTTTATATTGCATGTTTCAATTTTAACCAAATACATGAATCTAACATTCTCGTATTCTAACATTCTCTAAGATAATCTAACATTCCGTAAACCAAAAGCCCTCAAAATTTTGGCTTGTACCGtgtagggctgttaacgaactgAACATGAACGAACAGAGGTTGTTCATGTtcatttgttaagatttttatagtgttcgtgttcatttgttaaggtatttgaaaatcatgttcgtgttcgtttgttaagcatttattagtgtttgttaatgttctcgaacatgttcgttaacgttTGCTAACACATTCACAAACATAtatgttcgttaacgttcgtgAACACATTCATAAACGCTAAATAAACAAACacatgcacatgttcatgatcaTAATTCGTTTGTGAACAAGAAATAGTCTATATTCATGAACAATAACCAAATAAACAACATGACGActataaaaattatacaaataagTCCAAAAGTAGTATCTAATATCAAAGTAAAAATACcaattcccaaaaaaaaacacacacacaaattgtTTGTTCACATTACAAagccaaaaacataaaaacttAAAACATAAGATATTTAGATTCCGCATCCGACAtcccaataaaatttataaagtaGTATAATTGTATAGTcttaatatgtgtgtgtgtatttaaatatatagaagtgaaattaaaaaagtaaaatagttTGTTCACAAGCTCTTAGAAACCGAGCCTACAATTGtacagactctgttcgtttattttctaagttttaaattttgtttatttattcgtttatcttaataaacgaacatttATCAAATACGAATAATTTATCGAAATCTTTATTAGCTAATACTCCTAGTACCGCATATTGGAAGGACAATGTTCGCATAACGTTCATGAATTACTAATTTGGTAGTAGATTAAGatactttatcaagaattaGTCTTCTCGAAATCAATCTTGATAAAACTTCTTTTAGTAGATGGACTTGGATATATTTACTCAAGAATGTGATCAGTTGTCtgggtggtgtagttggttatcacgctaGTCTCACACACTAGAGGTCCCCGGTTCGAACCCGGGCTCAGACacattaaaatgaaaattttaaagttttagcAACAAGTTAGTGTGCAGTGACTATTGAGGAAGAAAAGAGCTGCAATGTAATCAGTGAATTTTGGACGTATATGCTGAGCTATCAACTCCACTGACTATTTCATTGGTAGAGTAGACGATATTTCATGGGTAGATTGTGTACATTTGAGTAGATGATTGTTTGCATTTatgtacaaatttataaattctcaCGAGAGAAAGGATTATCATTGGAATATCATGTATATAActaactaaataatttaattgaataatatttattacaaattaGGTTagatgtataaaaagaaaactcaATATCTCAATGATTCTTCAACGTTTGTATTACTggcactgtttggtaaataatcagcctatcagccaattttaacttatttgaccactattagttgtttggttaataaactttttgtaacttcaaaatgctaaaattcaaaaggctacacaaaccagccttttcaattagctttttgagaaaagaaattataccaaaaagctatcagctaacagttaatttatcaaacaactttctggaatcaactaatattatcaacaaatcatacattctaacccaaacagccaacccaatcagccaacaaccatttaccaaacagggccactGT encodes:
- the LOC116029920 gene encoding organic cation/carnitine transporter 3-like codes for the protein MEVQQQRGSDIMNNRRERELLASKNHIADLVGGYYDADENVKFGLPMAFTITLLWAVLEYNQEIAGTGEYCHALKTIKWGTGFFIKAHTHHRVLWVQNCHACEIIIRHSFPVTGDIKKMDSSMADSTTPLLTETPVFQDSDHPRLQSLPKPDFWSIEEMIEPLMSGFGWYQLLQVILVSMASFFEGQQTFITIFTDATPSWHCTDSFCNSQSDICELPTNSWSWDKPSHTSIISEWSLYCSQSSIITGLPSSSFFLGSFLGGIVLTLIGDSFGRKTVLSLSCFTMSMASVFSAFSANIWVYSGLRLVSGLGKAAIGSCVLVLSRESVGKQWESQVGTLGFLCSTLGFLSLPGIAYLTQGYSWRVLYLATSLPAVIYSLILVQFCVYESPRWLLAQGRVDEAEDVLNRFSDNPNSSNLDLSEVLLIRKDNQDPKSTKTPQSAVKILLQKGWFFRQLVLAMLAGFGIGMIYYGMPLGVGNLDIDLYLSSALNACLEIPSTLIIYFVVDKWKRRTTLLGLSTTSGVSGMLCIVLSEWKAAECAVELVSLFAACTAFSLLLIFTAELFPVSIRNSALSAVWLAVVLGGVVSPVLLASTDEKNKVWSYVVLGVLAIVLGSAVIWLPETMGSIEEEEGKDDQIVWNDSSKDENA